GGTCGAGCAGATCGTGAACGACTACGCGATCAAGACCCCGATCGTGTACGTGCCTGCCGGCGAGACCCGCCACGAGTCGGTCGCCGTGATGCTGAAGCACTGCTCCAACGAGCACGTGATCATCCACGAGTCGGCCCGTCCGCTGGTGCGGACCGAGGACTTCGAGCGGCTTGCGGGGGAGCCGTACGACAACGTCAGCTACATGCTGCCACTGTCGTTCACGGTGGCACCGGTCGACCCGGAGTCGCACCGCGTGACCGGCTACCTCGAGCGGCACAAGCTGCGCAACGTCCAGCTCCCGCAGAAGTTCAACAAGAACTCGCTCGTCGGGGCACACGAGTACGCCCAGCGCGAGGGCGTGAAGTTCACCGAGGACGCCACCCTCGTGGCCGTGGCAGGCGGTGACGTCCGCTACCTGGACGGCGCGGAGCGCAACTTCAAGGTCACGACTCGCACGGACGTCCGGCTCGCCGGGTTCCTCCTCCTCGGCGGAGACGAGGACTGGGATGAGTAAGACGATCCTCGTCACGGGCGCGTCGAAGGGGATCGGGTACGAGACGGTCAGGCGGTTCTTCTACGCCGACAACGACGTCACCGACGTCGTGCTGCTCGCGCGGGAGTCGGAGGCGTTCACCGCCAACCTGGAGAAGCTGAACGACGACAACCCGTACGGCAAGAAGCTCTACCCGTACACCATCGACCTCGCCGATCGCGCGGGCATCGTCCGGCTGATGGGCGAGATCGCGCACCAGCACGGCACGGTCGACATCCTCGTCAACAACGCCGGGTACACCGACCCGAAGCCGATCCAGCAGATCGAGTTCGGCTCGTTCGAGCGCACCATCGCCGTCAACCTGTACGCGCCGTTCACGATCGTGCAGGAGCTCCTGCATCACGGCAACAGGTTCGACCTGATCGTCAACATCGCGTCGACCGCCGGCATCAACGGCCGGTCGGGCTGGCTCACCTACTCGGCGTCCAAGGCCGCGGTCATCAACATGAGCGAGGTCATGCGCGAGGAGCTGATGATGTACGGCACCCGTGTGGTGTGCATCTCGCCGGGCCGGTGCGCCACCGACCTGCGTCGCACCCTCGCGCCCGACGAGGACCCGTCCACGATCATGCAGCCGAGCCACGTGGCCGGTGTGATCGAGATGCTCGCGTCCGACGTCGGGCGCTTCGTCGACAGCCAGAACCTCGTCGTCAGGAAGTGACGAGTCCGTCCCACGACCAGTGCGGGATGCGCAATCCGTCCGGGACGTCATCCGCGGACCGGTGATAGCGGGACATCGTGGTGGTGGTCGCCCACGCGAAGTAGTCGTGCAGCACCAGGCGGACCCGATCGTCGCCGGCGAGACCGACGTCTTCCAGCGCCTGATCGAAGCACGCGATCGCTCGACGGTCCATCTCCTCGTGCGGGCCGTTGCCGCTGTGCATCCGTACCACTGAGGTCTCGTCGCCGTAGGAGTCAGAGAAGGTCGTCGGACCACCGAGCGCCTCCGCCCAGTACGCGGCCAGTCGCCGGCCGTGCTCGGGGTGGAACCCGTGACTGAACGCGTGGCTGACCACGGCGTCGGCCAGCACTCTGGCGTGCCATGCGCTGGCCAGGCGCTGCAGCCCGGCTGCGCCGCCCGAGGCCTCGTACACCGTCTGCATGCCATCAATATGGCACGCCACGCCGTCCGGTCATGAGGGTGGCCATTGTCGCCGAAGCTATGACGACGACACCGGCAACGGCGAAGACGATCTGAACGGCGACCGAGGCCTGACCCGGCGCGGCGGGGATGTCATAGTGGAAGAACAGGCTGCCGAGAACGGCGACACCGAGGGCCGCGCCGAGTTGTTGAACGGCGTTGAGCAGACCGGCGGCCGAGCCGATCTCTTGCGGTTGGACGTGGTGCAGGGCGCTGGTGAAGAAGGCGGGCGTGAACAGGCCGACGCCCAGGCCGCACACGACCAGGGCCGGCAGCAGCCACACGGGGTACCGGCCGGGGTCCGAGGCATAGTAGGCGCCGACTGCGAACGCGATGCCCACGGTGAGAGTGGCCAAGCCGAGGAACATGACGCGGTCGCCGTAGCGTGGAACGAGCCGTGACCCAGCTGCGTACGAGGCGATTCCGAGTCCGGCCGACCAGGGCAGCAGAGTCAGACCGGCGGTCAGAGAGTTGGCGCCGATGCTGAGTTGCAAGTGCACGACGATCACGAGCAGGAGCCCGTTCGTGACGGCGAAGAACAGGGTCGAGATGGCCAGCGCGGCCGGGAAGGGCCGGCCCCGGAACAGGCTGGTCTCCAGCAATGGCCGGCCGCCGCGGCGGCTGGTCCGGCGCTGATGTCCGGCGAACACTGCGAGGGTCAACACTCCGGCACCGACCAACAACCAGGTCCATGCGCCCGCTCCGACAGCGCCGGGGTCGCCAGTTCCGATGAGTGGGCAAACGATCAGCGTGGCTGAGGCGACGACCAGAATAGTGCCGACGGGGTCAAGACCTGGCCGCCGCGGCGCACGATTCTCAGCGATCCGGCCGGTCAACGCGAGCACGGCTACTGCCAGTGGAGCGTTGACGAGGAAAACGGCCCGCCAGGAGGTGCCGAACAGATCGGCGTGGGTGAGCACGCCGCCCAGGACGGGTCCGGCGACGCCTGCCAAGCCCATGACCGGACCGATGGTGCCGAGGGCTTTGGCGACGTCGTCGCCGTCGAACATCGCTTTGATCAGCCCGATCGTCTGCGGAATGATCGCGGCCGCTGCTGCGCCCTGCACGACGCGGAACCCGATCAGCGCCATAGCACTGGGGGCGAACGCGCAGGCCAGAGAAGCAA
Above is a window of Streptosporangiales bacterium DNA encoding:
- a CDS encoding MFS transporter → MTQTTTRPAPAASRRRWVGLAALLTAEAMNLLDATIVQVAAPTMRADLGGSATDIQWFSAAYTLPFAVLLVSGGRLGDIVGRRRMFRIGVTMFLLASLACAFAPSAMALIGFRVVQGAAAAAIIPQTIGLIKAMFDGDDVAKALGTIGPVMGLAGVAGPVLGGVLTHADLFGTSWRAVFLVNAPLAVAVLALTGRIAENRAPRRPGLDPVGTILVVASATLIVCPLIGTGDPGAVGAGAWTWLLVGAGVLTLAVFAGHQRRTSRRGGRPLLETSLFRGRPFPAALAISTLFFAVTNGLLLVIVVHLQLSIGANSLTAGLTLLPWSAGLGIASYAAGSRLVPRYGDRVMFLGLATLTVGIAFAVGAYYASDPGRYPVWLLPALVVCGLGVGLFTPAFFTSALHHVQPQEIGSAAGLLNAVQQLGAALGVAVLGSLFFHYDIPAAPGQASVAVQIVFAVAGVVVIASATMATLMTGRRGVPY
- a CDS encoding SDR family NAD(P)-dependent oxidoreductase, giving the protein MSKTILVTGASKGIGYETVRRFFYADNDVTDVVLLARESEAFTANLEKLNDDNPYGKKLYPYTIDLADRAGIVRLMGEIAHQHGTVDILVNNAGYTDPKPIQQIEFGSFERTIAVNLYAPFTIVQELLHHGNRFDLIVNIASTAGINGRSGWLTYSASKAAVINMSEVMREELMMYGTRVVCISPGRCATDLRRTLAPDEDPSTIMQPSHVAGVIEMLASDVGRFVDSQNLVVRK
- a CDS encoding oxidoreductase, translated to MQTVYEASGGAAGLQRLASAWHARVLADAVVSHAFSHGFHPEHGRRLAAYWAEALGGPTTFSDSYGDETSVVRMHSGNGPHEEMDRRAIACFDQALEDVGLAGDDRVRLVLHDYFAWATTTTMSRYHRSADDVPDGLRIPHWSWDGLVTS
- a CDS encoding NTP transferase domain-containing protein encodes the protein MYSLILLNGGIGKRIAAGQPKQFLKVNGIPILVYSIVAADAVESITEIVLNYPDDWRDTVEQIVNDYAIKTPIVYVPAGETRHESVAVMLKHCSNEHVIIHESARPLVRTEDFERLAGEPYDNVSYMLPLSFTVAPVDPESHRVTGYLERHKLRNVQLPQKFNKNSLVGAHEYAQREGVKFTEDATLVAVAGGDVRYLDGAERNFKVTTRTDVRLAGFLLLGGDEDWDE